The following proteins are co-located in the Microplitis demolitor isolate Queensland-Clemson2020A chromosome 3, iyMicDemo2.1a, whole genome shotgun sequence genome:
- the LOC103573672 gene encoding aryl hydrocarbon receptor nuclear translocator homolog isoform X6 codes for MYGGGTGGTEYGVGLGPGPSHYVPQPSSHIAYQLGTAPPLVGGLPLGAGGPPPGSQLLSYGQNLSPHHVQQPQNDSPQSKRRRSDEDDPSGGKYRRIEDDNLQDKERFASRENHCEIERRRRNKMTAYITELSDMVPTCSTLARKPDKLTILRMAVAHMKALRGTGNTSADGTYKPSFLTDQELKHLILEAADGFLFVVSCDTGRIIYVSDSVAPVLNYSQSEWYGSSLYSQVHPDDTEKVREQLSASEPQHAGRILDLKTGTVKKEGHQSSVRLSMGSRRGFICRMKVGNLQTSGDMAAAQGLHRLKQRNSLGPPARDGQSYAVVHCTGYIKNWPPTGDRGVQASADGVVSEDVTSHCCLVAIGRLQVTSTPNTSDLTGGNSNNEFISRHSAEGKFTFVDQRVGHILGYAPSELLGHQCYEFFHQEDLPHMRESFDQVLKLKGQVISAVYRFRAKNRDWIWLRTSAFAFLNPCSQEVEYIVCTNTTAKSLHPGSDTQVAATAAAASAAVVATTAESETVTPYGHHSLDYSLQRQHSREPMYPTHHMMQQPHPAAVVASGPPQSRPASNQNHVYQGYETTQSPIAYGSPNQQNQSSTVLNRMQKPANTSPSPIQQPWNIGRQQPVTEGYQYSQLSPSRSPSGPTYTQLSSGARTPASQYHSITTVPNNPSMWAWQAQQHQAQQQDGGQANPQVTGQPQPTHGPHGPHGSHSTHGSQGGHGPHQPQELSDMLQMLQEQGGASGFEELNMFNTNFE; via the exons ATGTACGGTGGTGGAACGGGTGGCACGGAGTATGGAGTAGGCCTCGGACCCGGTCCTTCACATTACGTTCCCCAACCATCAAGTCACATAGCTTACCAATTGGGAACAGCACCCCCACTGGTTGGGGGTCTACCACTTGGTGCTGGTGGGCCTCCTCCCGGAAGTCAGCTACTGTCTTACGGGCAAAACTTATCACCGCATCACGTACAACAGCCGCAAAATGACTCGCCGCAGTCTAAGAGACGGAG ATCTGACGAGGATGATCCCAGTGGAGGAAAGTACCGGAGAATCGAGGACGACAATTTGCAGGACAAGGAAAGATTTGCAAg ccgAGAAAATCATTGTGAAATTGAACGTCGAAGGAGGAATAAGATGACAGCGTACATTACCGAGCTTTCGGATATGGTTCCAACGTGCTCAACTTTAGCGCGAAAACCAGATAAACTGACTATACTGAGGATGGCAGTTGCTCATATGAAAGCACTTAGAg GTACGGGCAATACAAGTGCTGATGGAACTTATAAACCTTCATTTCTTACGGACCAAGAGTTGAAGCATTTAATATTAGAAGCAGCGGATGGTTTTCTTTTCGTTGTTAGCTGTGATACTGGCAGAATCATTTATGTATCCGACTCTGTTGCGccagttttaaattattcccaAAGTGAATGGTATGGTTCAAGTTTATATAGCCAAGTACATCCGGATGATACGGAAAAGGTTCGTGAACAATTGAGTGCTTCAGAGCCTCAACATGCTGGCAGGATACTCGATCTTAAAACTGGGACAGTTAAAAAAGAAGGACATCAAT ctTCTGTGAGACTGAGTATGGGATCAAGAAGAGGCTTTATATGTCGTATGAAGGTTGGTAACCTCCAGACCTCGGGCGACATGGCTGCTGCACAGGGCCTACATCGTTTGAAACAGAGAAATTCACTGGGACCACCAGCGAGAGACGGGCAAAGTTACGCTGTTGTTCACTGCACGGGGTATATCAAAAATTGGCCCCCCACTG GTGACAGGGGTGTTCAAGCTAGTGCCGATGGCGTTGTTTCAGAAGATGTTACCTCCCATTGCTGTCTGGTGGCTATTGGACGATTACAAGTTACCAGTACACCAAATACCAGTGATTTGACTGGtggaaatagtaataatg aattcaTTTCACGTCATTCTGCGGAaggtaaatttacttttgttgATCAAAGGGTTGGTCATATACTAGGATACGCGCCGTCTGAACTTTTGGGACATCAatgttatgaattttttcatcaagaaGATTTACCACATATGCGAGAAAGTTTTGATCAAg ttttgaaaCTTAAAGGACAAGTAATATCAGCCGTGTATCGGTTTCGTGCTAAAAATCGTGACTGGATATGGTTGAGAACATCTGCATTTGCATTTTTGAATCCATGTTCACAAGAAGTTGAATATATCGTTTGCACAAATACAACTGCCaa atcCCTTCATCCTGGTAGTGATACACAAgtagcagcaacagcagcagcagcatcaGCAGCAGTAGTAGCAACCACAGCAGAAAGTGAAACTGTAACTCCGTATGGTCATCATAGTTTGGACTATTCATTACAGCGACAACACTCTAGAGAACCAATGTATCCAACCCATCATATGATGCAACAACCCCATCCAGCAGCTGTTGTTGCTTCAGGACCACCACAGTCTAGACCAGCAAGCAATCAAAATCATGTATATCAAGGTTATGAAACTACTCAATCACCAATAGCTTATGGCTCACCTAATCAACAAAATCAATCGTCGACAGTATTAAATAGAATGCAAAAACCAGCAAATACATCACCATCGCCAATTCAACAACCATGGAATATCGGTCGACag caACCAGTAACAGAAGGATATCAATACAGTCAATTGAGTCCATCTAGATCACCAAGTGGACCTACTTATACTCAATTAAGTAGTGGCGCTAGAACACCTGCTTCACAATATCATTCAATCACAACAGTGCCTAACAATccga gTATGTGGGCTTGGCAAGCCCAACAGCATCAAGCACAGCAGCAAGATGGTGGACAAGCTAATCCACAAGTAACAGGTCAACCTCAGCCTACTCACGGTCCTCATGGTCCTCATGGTTCTCACAGTACTCACGGTTCTCAAGGAGGTCATGGGCCACATCAACCACAGGAGCTCTCAGATATGTTACAAATGCTCCAAGAGCAAGGTGGAGCTTCCGGATttgaagaattaaatatgttcAATACAAATTTCGAGTAg
- the LOC103573672 gene encoding aryl hydrocarbon receptor nuclear translocator homolog isoform X1 — translation MYGGGTGGTEYGVGLGPGPSHYVPQPSSHIAYQLGTAPPLVGGLPLGAGGPPPGSQLLSYGQNLSPHHVQQPQNDSPQSKRRRSDEDDPSGGKYRRIEDDNLQDKERFASRENHCEIERRRRNKMTAYITELSDMVPTCSTLARKPDKLTILRMAVAHMKALRGTGNTSADGTYKPSFLTDQELKHLILEAADGFLFVVSCDTGRIIYVSDSVAPVLNYSQSEWYGSSLYSQVHPDDTEKVREQLSASEPQHAGRILDLKTGTVKKEGHQSSVRLSMGSRRGFICRMKVGNLQTSGDMAAAQGLHRLKQRNSLGPPARDGQSYAVVHCTGYIKNWPPTGEFGDFVPPCVPGVGLGDRGVQASADGVVSEDVTSHCCLVAIGRLQVTSTPNTSDLTGGNSNNEFISRHSAEGKFTFVDQRVGHILGYAPSELLGHQCYEFFHQEDLPHMRESFDQVLKLKGQVISAVYRFRAKNRDWIWLRTSAFAFLNPCSQEVEYIVCTNTTAKSLHPGSDTQVAATAAAASAAVVATTAESETVTPYGHHSLDYSLQRQHSREPMYPTHHMMQQPHPAAVVASGPPQSRPASNQNHVYQGYETTQSPIAYGSPNQQNQSSTVLNRMQKPANTSPSPIQQPWNIGRQQPVTEGYQYSQLSPSRSPSGPTYTQLSSGARTPASQYHSITTVPNNPSMWAWQAQQHQAQQQDGGQANPQVTGQPQPTHGPHGPHGSHSTHGSQGGHGPHQPQELSDMLQMLQEQGGASGFEELNMFNTNFE, via the exons ATGTACGGTGGTGGAACGGGTGGCACGGAGTATGGAGTAGGCCTCGGACCCGGTCCTTCACATTACGTTCCCCAACCATCAAGTCACATAGCTTACCAATTGGGAACAGCACCCCCACTGGTTGGGGGTCTACCACTTGGTGCTGGTGGGCCTCCTCCCGGAAGTCAGCTACTGTCTTACGGGCAAAACTTATCACCGCATCACGTACAACAGCCGCAAAATGACTCGCCGCAGTCTAAGAGACGGAG ATCTGACGAGGATGATCCCAGTGGAGGAAAGTACCGGAGAATCGAGGACGACAATTTGCAGGACAAGGAAAGATTTGCAAg ccgAGAAAATCATTGTGAAATTGAACGTCGAAGGAGGAATAAGATGACAGCGTACATTACCGAGCTTTCGGATATGGTTCCAACGTGCTCAACTTTAGCGCGAAAACCAGATAAACTGACTATACTGAGGATGGCAGTTGCTCATATGAAAGCACTTAGAg GTACGGGCAATACAAGTGCTGATGGAACTTATAAACCTTCATTTCTTACGGACCAAGAGTTGAAGCATTTAATATTAGAAGCAGCGGATGGTTTTCTTTTCGTTGTTAGCTGTGATACTGGCAGAATCATTTATGTATCCGACTCTGTTGCGccagttttaaattattcccaAAGTGAATGGTATGGTTCAAGTTTATATAGCCAAGTACATCCGGATGATACGGAAAAGGTTCGTGAACAATTGAGTGCTTCAGAGCCTCAACATGCTGGCAGGATACTCGATCTTAAAACTGGGACAGTTAAAAAAGAAGGACATCAAT ctTCTGTGAGACTGAGTATGGGATCAAGAAGAGGCTTTATATGTCGTATGAAGGTTGGTAACCTCCAGACCTCGGGCGACATGGCTGCTGCACAGGGCCTACATCGTTTGAAACAGAGAAATTCACTGGGACCACCAGCGAGAGACGGGCAAAGTTACGCTGTTGTTCACTGCACGGGGTATATCAAAAATTGGCCCCCCACTGGTGAGTTTG GTGATTTTGTTCCCCCGTGTGTACCAGGTGTGGGTTTAGGTGACAGGGGTGTTCAAGCTAGTGCCGATGGCGTTGTTTCAGAAGATGTTACCTCCCATTGCTGTCTGGTGGCTATTGGACGATTACAAGTTACCAGTACACCAAATACCAGTGATTTGACTGGtggaaatagtaataatg aattcaTTTCACGTCATTCTGCGGAaggtaaatttacttttgttgATCAAAGGGTTGGTCATATACTAGGATACGCGCCGTCTGAACTTTTGGGACATCAatgttatgaattttttcatcaagaaGATTTACCACATATGCGAGAAAGTTTTGATCAAg ttttgaaaCTTAAAGGACAAGTAATATCAGCCGTGTATCGGTTTCGTGCTAAAAATCGTGACTGGATATGGTTGAGAACATCTGCATTTGCATTTTTGAATCCATGTTCACAAGAAGTTGAATATATCGTTTGCACAAATACAACTGCCaa atcCCTTCATCCTGGTAGTGATACACAAgtagcagcaacagcagcagcagcatcaGCAGCAGTAGTAGCAACCACAGCAGAAAGTGAAACTGTAACTCCGTATGGTCATCATAGTTTGGACTATTCATTACAGCGACAACACTCTAGAGAACCAATGTATCCAACCCATCATATGATGCAACAACCCCATCCAGCAGCTGTTGTTGCTTCAGGACCACCACAGTCTAGACCAGCAAGCAATCAAAATCATGTATATCAAGGTTATGAAACTACTCAATCACCAATAGCTTATGGCTCACCTAATCAACAAAATCAATCGTCGACAGTATTAAATAGAATGCAAAAACCAGCAAATACATCACCATCGCCAATTCAACAACCATGGAATATCGGTCGACag caACCAGTAACAGAAGGATATCAATACAGTCAATTGAGTCCATCTAGATCACCAAGTGGACCTACTTATACTCAATTAAGTAGTGGCGCTAGAACACCTGCTTCACAATATCATTCAATCACAACAGTGCCTAACAATccga gTATGTGGGCTTGGCAAGCCCAACAGCATCAAGCACAGCAGCAAGATGGTGGACAAGCTAATCCACAAGTAACAGGTCAACCTCAGCCTACTCACGGTCCTCATGGTCCTCATGGTTCTCACAGTACTCACGGTTCTCAAGGAGGTCATGGGCCACATCAACCACAGGAGCTCTCAGATATGTTACAAATGCTCCAAGAGCAAGGTGGAGCTTCCGGATttgaagaattaaatatgttcAATACAAATTTCGAGTAg
- the LOC103573672 gene encoding aryl hydrocarbon receptor nuclear translocator homolog isoform X4 — protein sequence MYGGGTGGTEYGVGLGPGPSHYVPQPSSHIAYQLGTAPPLVGGLPLGAGGPPPGSQLLSYGQNLSPHHVQQPQNDSPQSKRRRSDEDDPSGGKYRRIEDDNLQDKERFASRENHCEIERRRRNKMTAYITELSDMVPTCSTLARKPDKLTILRMAVAHMKALRGTGNTSADGTYKPSFLTDQELKHLILEAADGFLFVVSCDTGRIIYVSDSVAPVLNYSQSEWYGSSLYSQVHPDDTEKVREQLSASEPQHAGRILDLKTGTVKKEGHQSSVRLSMGSRRGFICRMKVGNLQTSGDMAAAQGLHRLKQRNSLGPPARDGQSYAVVHCTGYIKNWPPTGVGLGDRGVQASADGVVSEDVTSHCCLVAIGRLQVTSTPNTSDLTGGNSNNEFISRHSAEGKFTFVDQRVGHILGYAPSELLGHQCYEFFHQEDLPHMRESFDQVLKLKGQVISAVYRFRAKNRDWIWLRTSAFAFLNPCSQEVEYIVCTNTTAKSLHPGSDTQVAATAAAASAAVVATTAESETVTPYGHHSLDYSLQRQHSREPMYPTHHMMQQPHPAAVVASGPPQSRPASNQNHVYQGYETTQSPIAYGSPNQQNQSSTVLNRMQKPANTSPSPIQQPWNIGRQQPVTEGYQYSQLSPSRSPSGPTYTQLSSGARTPASQYHSITTVPNNPSMWAWQAQQHQAQQQDGGQANPQVTGQPQPTHGPHGPHGSHSTHGSQGGHGPHQPQELSDMLQMLQEQGGASGFEELNMFNTNFE from the exons ATGTACGGTGGTGGAACGGGTGGCACGGAGTATGGAGTAGGCCTCGGACCCGGTCCTTCACATTACGTTCCCCAACCATCAAGTCACATAGCTTACCAATTGGGAACAGCACCCCCACTGGTTGGGGGTCTACCACTTGGTGCTGGTGGGCCTCCTCCCGGAAGTCAGCTACTGTCTTACGGGCAAAACTTATCACCGCATCACGTACAACAGCCGCAAAATGACTCGCCGCAGTCTAAGAGACGGAG ATCTGACGAGGATGATCCCAGTGGAGGAAAGTACCGGAGAATCGAGGACGACAATTTGCAGGACAAGGAAAGATTTGCAAg ccgAGAAAATCATTGTGAAATTGAACGTCGAAGGAGGAATAAGATGACAGCGTACATTACCGAGCTTTCGGATATGGTTCCAACGTGCTCAACTTTAGCGCGAAAACCAGATAAACTGACTATACTGAGGATGGCAGTTGCTCATATGAAAGCACTTAGAg GTACGGGCAATACAAGTGCTGATGGAACTTATAAACCTTCATTTCTTACGGACCAAGAGTTGAAGCATTTAATATTAGAAGCAGCGGATGGTTTTCTTTTCGTTGTTAGCTGTGATACTGGCAGAATCATTTATGTATCCGACTCTGTTGCGccagttttaaattattcccaAAGTGAATGGTATGGTTCAAGTTTATATAGCCAAGTACATCCGGATGATACGGAAAAGGTTCGTGAACAATTGAGTGCTTCAGAGCCTCAACATGCTGGCAGGATACTCGATCTTAAAACTGGGACAGTTAAAAAAGAAGGACATCAAT ctTCTGTGAGACTGAGTATGGGATCAAGAAGAGGCTTTATATGTCGTATGAAGGTTGGTAACCTCCAGACCTCGGGCGACATGGCTGCTGCACAGGGCCTACATCGTTTGAAACAGAGAAATTCACTGGGACCACCAGCGAGAGACGGGCAAAGTTACGCTGTTGTTCACTGCACGGGGTATATCAAAAATTGGCCCCCCACTG GTGTGGGTTTAGGTGACAGGGGTGTTCAAGCTAGTGCCGATGGCGTTGTTTCAGAAGATGTTACCTCCCATTGCTGTCTGGTGGCTATTGGACGATTACAAGTTACCAGTACACCAAATACCAGTGATTTGACTGGtggaaatagtaataatg aattcaTTTCACGTCATTCTGCGGAaggtaaatttacttttgttgATCAAAGGGTTGGTCATATACTAGGATACGCGCCGTCTGAACTTTTGGGACATCAatgttatgaattttttcatcaagaaGATTTACCACATATGCGAGAAAGTTTTGATCAAg ttttgaaaCTTAAAGGACAAGTAATATCAGCCGTGTATCGGTTTCGTGCTAAAAATCGTGACTGGATATGGTTGAGAACATCTGCATTTGCATTTTTGAATCCATGTTCACAAGAAGTTGAATATATCGTTTGCACAAATACAACTGCCaa atcCCTTCATCCTGGTAGTGATACACAAgtagcagcaacagcagcagcagcatcaGCAGCAGTAGTAGCAACCACAGCAGAAAGTGAAACTGTAACTCCGTATGGTCATCATAGTTTGGACTATTCATTACAGCGACAACACTCTAGAGAACCAATGTATCCAACCCATCATATGATGCAACAACCCCATCCAGCAGCTGTTGTTGCTTCAGGACCACCACAGTCTAGACCAGCAAGCAATCAAAATCATGTATATCAAGGTTATGAAACTACTCAATCACCAATAGCTTATGGCTCACCTAATCAACAAAATCAATCGTCGACAGTATTAAATAGAATGCAAAAACCAGCAAATACATCACCATCGCCAATTCAACAACCATGGAATATCGGTCGACag caACCAGTAACAGAAGGATATCAATACAGTCAATTGAGTCCATCTAGATCACCAAGTGGACCTACTTATACTCAATTAAGTAGTGGCGCTAGAACACCTGCTTCACAATATCATTCAATCACAACAGTGCCTAACAATccga gTATGTGGGCTTGGCAAGCCCAACAGCATCAAGCACAGCAGCAAGATGGTGGACAAGCTAATCCACAAGTAACAGGTCAACCTCAGCCTACTCACGGTCCTCATGGTCCTCATGGTTCTCACAGTACTCACGGTTCTCAAGGAGGTCATGGGCCACATCAACCACAGGAGCTCTCAGATATGTTACAAATGCTCCAAGAGCAAGGTGGAGCTTCCGGATttgaagaattaaatatgttcAATACAAATTTCGAGTAg